The Pyxidicoccus sp. MSG2 DNA segment GCCTGGAGGTCCTCGTGAGGGACGCGCGGGGAGCGCCCCTCGCGGGCATGAACGTCATGGCGGAGGGCACGTGGGGCCTCCTCACCTTGCGTACGGACGGCGCGGGCCGTGCCGTCCACGGCGTGCCCGCGGGGAGCTACGAGGTCCGCGCCACCCACAAGCCCTCCATGCGCCGGGCGGGGCCGCGCGTCCCGTACCGCTTCGCCCCGGTGCGCGTGGAGGTCTCCCCCGAGAACAGCGCCACCGTCGTCGTCCAGGCCTCGCAAGGCGCCGGGCGGCTCCGAGTGCTGCTCCCCGAGTCGACGCACTACGACGCCATCTTCGTCGTTCCCGGCGCGCACGACTGGCCCGCCGACATCCCGGGCTGGGTCAAGCTCGTGGAGCACCCGCTGATCGAGAACATGAGCACGGACATGCGGGAGCAATACTCGGGGGGCATCATCTATTACGAGTCGCAGAACGACTTCAGCGAGCTGGTGCCGGGGCCCTACACCATCTTCGCCAGGAACCCGCGCGATGACGGCCCGGGCCTGCTCCTCTACCGCGAGGTCGTCCAGGTCGACGGCCGTGGGCGGCAGGTCGTCCAGGTCCGCTTCGAGGGTGATGGCTCGCGCAGGCTGCCTGAAGCGTCCACGCCTCAGTAGCGCTTGAGGACCGCGAGGAAGCGCGCGTCCGCGATGTGCCTGCCCTCGAAGTCCTCCAGCCGCACGGGCACCCACTCGCGGGCCTTGTCGTTCTTCTCGCGGAGGGCGGCGTCCAGCGTGGTGAAGAGCTCGGCGGGCGGCTCGCAGATGGCGCGCACGCCGCCCTTCGCCTTGGCGTGGAAGGACACCTCCACCTTGTCCACCAGCGCGTTGTAGCGGCCCGGCGGGAAGCGGCGGAAGAGCCACAGCCCCATCGTCAACTCCATCACCGTCACCTGCACGCCCAGGTACACGCCGCCCACGTGGTTGCGCGTGCGTCGCTTGAGGGGCACGGACGCGCGCGTCCTCGCGTCGGACGCCTCCTCCACCTTGAAGCCCATCACCGCCGACAGCGGGATGATGTTCTTCACCGCCACCGTCATCAGGGCATTCGCCGCCGCCGGCGACACCTGGCGCAGCCGTTCCACGAGGTCGAGCGCGAGCATGGCTCCTCACCATCCATCCACAACGAAGGGCCACCATCGTAGCGCCAGCACGGATGGAAGCACGGCCTCGAGTGGACCCCGGCACTCCATGTCCGGTGCGGGCACCCCGTGGCGCGCGCCTCTTGCGCCCGGCATAGAGTCCCGCCCCGGAGGGCACATGGACGCGAGCGGAGCGGATGTCGTCATCGTGGGCGCGGGGGTGGCGGGGCTCACCGCCGCGCGGGCGCTCTCGCGGACCGGGTTCTCCGTCGCCGTGCTCGAAGCCCGGGAGCGCGTCGGTGGACGCACGCTCACCCAGTCCCTCGGGGGTGAGGCCGTGGACCTCGGCGGCCAGTGGGTGGGCCCCCAACAGCGCCATGTGCTGCGCCTCGCGGACGAACTGGGCCTCAAGCGCTTTCCGCAGCACCACCAGGGCACCAAGGTGCTCGACGTGCGCGGGGCGCTGCGCACCTATCGCGGCCAGGTACCGTCGCTGCCACTGCTGTCGCTGCTGGACCTCCAGCGCATCATCTGGAAGCTGGACGGCCTGTCGAAGCGCGTCCCCCGCGAGCGCCCGGACGCCGCGCCCCGCGCCGCCGAGTGGGACGCCCTCACGCTGGAGGAATGGAAGCAGCGCCACGTGCCCACGTGGGGCGCCCGCGCCGCGCTGGACATCGCCACCCGCGCCGTCTTCGGCGCCGAGCCCTCGGAATTGTCCTTCCTCCACTTCCTCTTCTACATCCACTCCAACAACGGCCTCATGCCCCTCACCACCATCGAGGGCGGCGCCCAGGCCGAGCGCTTCAAGGGCGGCGCCCAGACGCTCAGCCTCCGCATGGCCTCTGAGTTGGGCGGAAGCGTCCACCTCTCCACCCCCGTACACGCCGTGCTCCAGGACGCGGACGGCGTCACCGTCACCGCCGGGGATGGCCGGACGTGGCGCGCGCGCTACGCGGTGGTCGCCGTACCGCCCGCGCTGGCCGAGCGCATCGACTTCGGCGCCGCCCTCCCCGCCGGGCGCCGCCGCGCCCACGCGGACATTCCCATGGGCAGCGTCATCAAGGTGGTGGCCACTTACGAGCGCCCCTTCTGGCGTGAGGCCGGCTTCTCCGGCGAGGCCGTGAGCGACACCGGCCCCGTGCGCCTGTGCTTCGACGACTGCGGCGCGGACGGCCACCATCCCGCCCTGGTGGGCTTCTTCCTCGGAGAGACGGCGCGCGCGTGGACGGGGCGTCCTCCGGAGGAGCGGCGGCGCGCCGCGCTGGACTCCTTCGCGCGCTTCTTCGGCCCCCAGGCCCTGAAGCCCACCGCCGTCGCGGACCTGGACTGGATTGCCGAGCCCTGGAGCAAGGGCTGCTACGTGGGCCTCCCCCGCCCCGGCACCCTCACCGCCATTGGCGAGGCCCTGCGCGCCCCCTTCGGCCGCGTCCACTGGGCGGGCACCGAGACGGCCCTCGAGGGCTGTGGCTACATCGACGGCGCGGTGGAGTCCGGCGAGCGCGCGGCCACGGAGTTGTCCGCACGGCTGGCCGCTCCCGGGGACGTGGGCGTCCGGGGCCGCGCCGTGTGAGGCCTGGCCGCCTGCCCTCCAGCCGTCGCGGCGTGGATTGGCGTCCCCCGGGGCCATCCCCACCCTTGGGGGGCCCTCTGGAGGAGGCCGGAACATGAACTTTCCCAGTCACGTGAATCTCCCCGCCGACGCGCGCGAAGAGCTCATCGATTCCCTCAACATCCTGCTGGCCGATTCCATCGACCTGCACTGGCAGATAAAGCAGGCCCACTGGAACATCCGCGGCAAGCACTTCTACAGCCGCCACGAGTTGTTCGACGAGCTGGCCAAGCACGCGCGCAAGCAGGCCGACGCGTTCGCCGAGCGCGCCGGCACCCTGGGCGGCTACGCCGAGGGCACCATCCGCCTCGCCGCGAAGAACAGCGAGCTGCCCGAATACGACTTGCAGGCCGTGGACGGCGACGCGCACCTGCGCGCCCTGGTGGACCGCTTCGCGCGCTACGGGGCCAGCATCCGCAACGGCATCCACCGCTCCGAGGAGCTGAATGACCCCGTCACCGTGGACCTGCTCACGCAGTCGCTGGGCGAGGTGGAGTTGGACCTGTGGTTCCTGGAGAGCCACCTGCACGGCGACGTGCGAGCCAACGCGCGCCGCGGCGCCGGGGAAGAAGCCGGCTCCCGGCCCCCCAACGCCTGACGGGCAATGAGCAGAAGGCACCGCCGCGCTCGCGGTTGGGCGAGCGCGCGGGCCGGCTCCGGCGTATAGAAGGCGTCCTCTCGCGACGGAGGACGCTTTTTGACTTCACAGACGCGGATGGACGGGAAGGTCTGCCTCATCACCGGAGCCTCCGGCGGCATCGGCCTGGAGGCGGCCAAGGCGCTGGCGGGCCTGGGCGCCACGGTGGTGCTGGTGGGCCGTGACGCGACGCGCACCGAGGCCGCCGTCAGCGCCGTGCGCGCCGCCGCCCCCGGCGCGAAGGTGGAGTGGCTGAAGGCCGACCTCGCCTCGCTCCAGTCCGTGCGCGAGCTGGCCGCCACCTTCAAGGCCCGCTACCCGCGGCTGGACGTGCTGCTGAACAACGCGGGCCTCATCCTCGACAACCGCGAGGTGACGGGGGACGGACTGGAGGGCACGATGGCCACCAACCACTTCGCGCCCTTCCTCCTCACGAATCTGCTGCTGGACGTGCTCAAGGCCAGCGCCCCGGCTCGCGTCGTCACCGTCTCCTCGGACGCCCACCGCGTCGGCAGGATGGACCTCGCGGACCTCCAGAGCGAGCGCGACTATGCCTCCTTCCGCGTGTACGGCACCTCCAAGCTGGCCAACATCCTGTTCACCCGCGCGCTGGCGAAGCGGCTGAAGGGGACGGGGGTGACGGCCAACTGTCTGCACCCCGGCGTGGTGCGCACGGGCTTCGGCCACAACACGAAGGGTTTCTTCCGCCACATCGTCAAGCTGGGCGCGCCGTTCATGCTTTCGGCGGAGAAGGGAGCGCGGACGTCCATCTACCTGGCGTCCTCGCCCGAAGTGGAGTCGGTGTCCGGGGAGTACTTCTACAAGTGCCGACCGAAGAAGGCGTCCTCCGCGGCCCGGGATGACGCCCTCGCGGAGCGGCTCTGGCAGGTGAGCGAGCAGCTCACGGGAGTGAAGGCATGATTGACCTGTACACGTTCGCTACGCCCAACGGGCGCAAGGTGTCCATCGCGCTGGAAGAGATGGAGCTGCCCTACAACGTCAAGGTGGTGGACATCACGAAGGGCGACCAGTTCAAGCCCGAGTTCCTGGCCATCAACCCCAACAACAAGATTCCGGCCATCGTCGACCACGCGCCGGTGGACCACCGGCCCCTGACTGTCTTCGAGTCCGGCGCCATCCTGCTCTACCTCGCGGAGAAGACGGGCAAGCTGCTGCCCTCCCACCCACGCGGCAAGGCCGAAGTCACGCAGTGGCTGATGTTCCAGATGGGCGGCATCGGCCCCATGCTCGGGCAGCTCGGCTACTTCACCCGCTTCAGCAAGGCGTACGTGCCGCACGCGATTGAGCGCTACCGCAATGAATCCAGGCGCATCCTCGGCGTGCTGGATGCGCAGCTCGGCCAGGGTGACTATGTGGCGGGCAAGTTCTCCATCGCGGACTGTGCCATCTACCCGTGGGTGGCGGGCGCGCGCGAGTACAACCCGGACCTCTTCCAGGGCCTGCGCAACGTCCCGCAGTACCTGCACCGCGTGGGCAGCCGTCCCGCCGTGCAGCGCGGCATGAAGGTGCCGGAGCTGAAGAAGTAGCAGCGCCCGGGTGCAGGGCGGGCGGGCAGGCGGGGCAGGCGCGGGGCAGCGGAAGGCCGGTGCGTAGCTTGAAGCGCATGATGGAACCGTCTGTCCCCTCGCGTCCCCGCCTCCTGCTCCGTGCCCTCGGGCCGGGGCTGGTGGGCGCCACGTCCCTGACGCTCGTCCACGAGGGTGCCCGCCGCGTGCTGGAGCACCCGCCCCGGATGGATGTGCCAGGCAAGCGCGCCCTGAAGAAGGGCCTCCGCTGGCTCGGCGGCAGGCCCGCGCACGGCCTGCGCCTGCACCGGCAGTCGCTCGCGGGGGATGCGTTGACCAACACCCTCTTCTACTCACTGGTGGCGCTGGGCCGGCCGAAGCGGCCGTACCTGCGCGGCGCGGTGCTGGGGCTGCTCGCGGGCCTGGGCGCGGTGGTGCTGCCGTCGTACCTGGGGCTGGGCCGAGGGCCCGCCCGCGCGCGGACGTCCACGTCGCTCTTCACCGTCGCCTGGTACACGCTGGGCGGGCTGGCCGCGGCGCGGGCCACACGCAGGCTCCTGGACGCGGCGCCACCCCTGGAGACGCATGGCCCTGGCTGGTAGGCCGCGCTCCTCGGGGGCGAGGGGTGGGTGCTTGCCCCGGGCGGTGATGCGGCCAACCTTGCCCGCATATGGTGACGGACCTCACCCGCCTGCCCCTGCGCGGGCAGAATGGCGCCTTCCACGTGGTCGTCGAGTCGCCTCGCGGCTCGACGGTGAAGCTGAAGTACGAGCCCACGCTGCGGGCCTTCTCCATCTCCCGGCCCCTCACGCGCGGGCTGCGCTACCCCTTCGACTGGGGCTTCATCCCCTCCACGAAGGGGCCGGACGGGGACCCGCTGGACGTCATGGTGTACTGGGACGACACGACGTGGCCCGGCGTGGTGCTGCCCAGCCGCGCGCTCGGCGTGTTGCAGGTGGACCAGAAGAAGCGCGGCGGCAAGCCCGGCGAGCGCGAGCGCAATGACCGCATCCTCGCCGTGCCCGTCTCCTCCACCCGCGCCGAGCACCTGCAGACCTTTCAACAGCTCTCCAAGCGCGAGCGCGAGGAACTGGAGCACTTCTTCCTCGCCGCCGTGCACTTCGAGGACAAGGACGCGCGCATCCTCGGGTGGGAGGGGCCAGAGGGCGCGGAGCGGATGCTGCGGCAGTACGCGCTCACGGAGGGCTGAGTGGCACACCCCACACCCATCCGGGGCCTGGGCCCCGACAGCCAGTTGGGACACGCCGCGCGGCGCATCCTCGCGGGCCGGCTCGCGGACGTGCGCAAGCCGGAGGCCGGGCTCGAGGACGGCGTGGATGACGAGTCCGTCCATGACATGCGCGTGGCGACCCGCCGCCTGCGCGCGGCCCTCCTGGTGTTCCGCTCCCTCGGGGGACTGAAGAAGCTGGAGCGCGACGTGAAGCGCCTCCAGGACGCGCTGGGGGGCGTGCGGGACTTGCACGTGCAGGCGGCCTGGCTGGAGGGCGCGGCCGGCAAGGCGGAGAAGGAGAAGCGCGGCACGCGCGCGGGCGTCCTCGCCCTGCGCGACGCGCGGATGGCCTCGCTGGACGAAAAGGAGCGCCTGCTGCGCGCGGAGCTGAAGCGCTGGGTGAAGCGGACGATTCCGCGGCTGCTGGAGAAGGTGGATGCGCTGGACGACAGCGCGCACCGCTTCGGTGGCCGGCGGGTGCGGAAGGTCCTGCGCGCGCGCGTGCGCACCGTGCGCAAGCGGATGGAGGCGTACGCGGACGCGCCGGACGCGGAGTCCGCGCATGCACTGCGCAAGGACTTGAAGAAGCTGCGCTACGAGCTGGAAATCTTCCAGCCGGCCTTCCGCCGGACGATGGACGCGATGCTGGAGGTACTCGTTCCCTTGCAGGACGGGCTGGGCGAACTGCACGACGCGGACGTGCGGCTGGAACTCTTCGAGCGGCTCGCCGCCGAGGCCGCGCCGACGGAGCGCAAGGCCGCGCGGGCGCTGCTGCCGCAGGTGCAAGATGAGCGCGCGGTGCTGGCGAAGGAGCTTGCGCGCGAGGTTCAGCGCTGGCACTCCGAGGAGATTCCCCGGCGGCTGCGCCGGATGCTCGCGTGACGGGAGCCCTACCCCACCGGCTCCGGAGTCACCGCCCCCTCGGGGAGTGGCCGCCTCGCGACGGCCGCTGCCTCCACCGCGGACAGCCCGAGCGTGCGCAGCACCATGGTGGCGGCTCGCTCCGGCACGCCTTCCGCGTCCAGACCGAGGCCACGGAGCAGCTCCGCCTGCGGCGCGCCCGGCACACCGAACTGCAGCTCCACGGAAATGGCGCCCAGGACGGTGCCGCCCACGGCGACGAAGGTCATCAACGGGTCGTCGGCCTTGAAGCGCCGGGCCTCGAGGCCCCTCTGGATGTCGCGCAGCAGGCGCTGCCCGAGGCCGCGTGACAACACGCGGGCCGAAGAGCCCTCGCGCATCAGGAAGCGCCCCCAGATTGGCTCCCGGCGCGCACGCCGGAGGGTGTGACGGATGGAGACCGCGATGATTTCCGCCGGGTCGGTGGTGTCCACCGTGAGCCGGTCGAGCGCATCGGCGAAGCCCTCGAAGACGGTGTCCATCACCGCGCCGTGGATGGCCTCCTTGGACTCGAAGTGGTTGTAGAAGGACCCGAAGCCGACGTCGGCGGCCTCCGTAATCTCGTTGATGGCCACCCCTTCCATTCCCCGCTCCGACATCAGCCGCAGCGCCGCGTCCATCAACCGCGCGCGCGTCTCACGCTTGCGGCGTGCGCCACGCGGCTCCTTCTCCGGCGGGACAACCTTCGCGGGCTTCGGGGACGGGCGCGTTCGCTGGGGACGCTTCGGGGCGGCGGGCTTGGGCATGGCTTCGAGCGGGCGGGCGGCCTCCAGCATAGCAGGCCGTCAAAGTTGACAAAGTCATCAGTTTTGACCAATACATTCAAATCATGGTGTCCCTCCCCGCGAAGGTCGAGGTGCTGGTGGTCGGCTTCGGTCCGGTCGGAGCCGCGGCGGCGAGCCTGCTGGGCGGGCATGGCGTGCGCACGCTCGTCGTCGACCGCTCGCGGGAGCTGCTCATGCATCCGCGCGCCATCGCGCTCGACAATGAAGCGCTGCGCATCCTCCAGCTCTGCGGCCTTCCGGAGGATGCCTTCCCCACGCTCGCGATTCCCTACGTGCGGATGCACTCGCCGTACTGCGGCGAGTTCGCGCGAATCAACACCGGTGGCGCCATCAACGGGCACCCGAAGCTGGTCACCTTCTTCCAGCCCGAGCTGGAACAGGCGCTGCGCGCGAAGGTGGCGTCGCACCCCACCGTGGACACGGCCCTGGGGGTGGAGTTGACGGAGCTCGAGGAGCGGGGTGGGGCCGTCGTCGCGACGCTGAAGCACGCCGACGGGAGCACGGCCGAGGTGGAAGCGGCCTATGTCGTCGGCGCGGACGGGGCCGGCTCCGCCGTGCGCCGGCTCATCGGGCTGGACTTCGAGGGGCGCACCTACGCCGAGGACTGGCTGATTGTCGACGCGAGGCACGTGCCGCGGCCCATCGACCACGTGGAGTTCCTGTGCCACCCGCGGCGGCCGACGCCGCACATGGTGGCGCCGGGCGGCCGCGAGCGCTGGGAGTTCATGCTGCGGCCCGGAGAGTCGCGCGAGGAAGTCACGAGCGACGAGGGCGTGCTGCGCCTGCTCTCACGCTGGGGCCGCCCCGAGGAGCTGCACATCGAGCGCAGGGCCGTCTACCGCTTCCACGCGCGCACGGCGGATGCCTTCCGCCGCGGCCGCGTGTTCCTGGCCGGCGACGCCGCCCACGTCACGCCGCCGTTCGTCGGCCAGGGGCTCGTCGCGGGCCTGCGAGATGCCGCCAACCTGTGCTGGAAGCTCGCCTGGGTGCTGCGCTACGGCGCCGCGCCCTCCATCCTCGACAGCTACGACGCCGAGCGACGCCCGCATGCCCGGAGGATGATTGCGCTCGCCCAGCGGATGGGCCGGCTGGTGATGCCGGGCAATGCCGCCATGGCGATGCTCACGCACGGACTGATGCGGCTGCTCCGGCTGGTGCCGCCCGTGCGCACCTGGCTCGAGGAGCTGGGCGTCAAGCCCCGGCAGCACTTCGAGCGGGGGCTGTTCGTCCGGGGACGCTCGCGCTCGCGCCTGCGTCGCGGCGGCATGCTGCCCCAGGGCTGGCTGCGGGGGGACGACGGCTCGGTGCGACTGAGCGACGACGTGCTCGGACCTTCGCTGACGCTGCTCGGCTTCGGCCCGGACGCCGGCGGGCAACTCGACGCGGCGGCCCGGGCCGCCTTCACCGCCGCGGGTGGCAGGGTGGTGCAGCTCCGGCACCGCGGCCAGCGGCTGCACCGCGCGGCCCACGGCGACTCCTGGGAGGACCTGCATGAAGCGCTGACTCCCGGCGCGGCGCCCTTCGGCTGGGCGGCCATCGTGCGGCCGGACCGCACCGTGCTGACCGACGGCCCCGTCAGCGAGGTGAACCGCCTCGTTCGCGAGGCACTCCTCCTGCTCGGCGCCCCGCGCGCGGCCGGGCCTTCCCCCCACCCCTGAGTGCCGGAGCCGCTCCCATGCCGCCATCCCCGCCCACTCCCCTGTCCCGCCACCCGCACCCGACGGTGAAGGCCCGGGCACTCGCCTTCCTGATGTTCGAGCGTCCGGAGCTCGACCTCACCGAGCGCTTCCTCACCGACTTCGGCCTGCGCGTGGCCGCGCGGACGGACGTGGCCCTGTTCCTGCGCGGCACGGCACCGGCGCCGTTCTGCTACGTGGCCTTGCAGGGCCGGAGGCCGCGCTTCGCCGGGCTCGGCCTGCGCGTGGGCTCGCGTGAGGACCTGGAGAAGCTCGCGATGCTCCCCGGCGCCTCCGAGCTGGAGCCCTCACCCTGGCCCGGAGGTGGCGAGCGCGTGCGGCTGACGGACCCTTCCGGCTTCGCGGTGCACGCCGTCCATGGCGCGGCGGAGGCCGAGGCGCTGCCCCACCGCGCGCCCATGCCACTCAACTCCGTGGACGCGCATCCCCGCATCAACGGCACGCAGCGGCTGCCGGTGGCGCCGCCCGACGTCATCCGCCTGGGCCATGTGGTCCTCGAGGTGGTGGACTTCCAGGCGACGGCCCACTGGTACCTCCAGCACTTCGGCCTGCTGCCCTCCGACGTGCAGGTGCTGCCGGACGGCTCTCCGGCCGTCGCCTTCCTGCGCCTGGACCTCGGCCCCCATCCAGCGGACCACCACACGGTGGCCCTGGCCCAGGGAGTGATGCCCACGTACAGCCACAGCGCCTACGAGGTCGTGGACACGGACGCCGTGGGCATGGGC contains these protein-coding regions:
- a CDS encoding DUF4442 domain-containing protein encodes the protein MLALDLVERLRQVSPAAANALMTVAVKNIIPLSAVMGFKVEEASDARTRASVPLKRRTRNHVGGVYLGVQVTVMELTMGLWLFRRFPPGRYNALVDKVEVSFHAKAKGGVRAICEPPAELFTTLDAALREKNDKAREWVPVRLEDFEGRHIADARFLAVLKRY
- a CDS encoding flavin monoamine oxidase family protein: MDASGADVVIVGAGVAGLTAARALSRTGFSVAVLEARERVGGRTLTQSLGGEAVDLGGQWVGPQQRHVLRLADELGLKRFPQHHQGTKVLDVRGALRTYRGQVPSLPLLSLLDLQRIIWKLDGLSKRVPRERPDAAPRAAEWDALTLEEWKQRHVPTWGARAALDIATRAVFGAEPSELSFLHFLFYIHSNNGLMPLTTIEGGAQAERFKGGAQTLSLRMASELGGSVHLSTPVHAVLQDADGVTVTAGDGRTWRARYAVVAVPPALAERIDFGAALPAGRRRAHADIPMGSVIKVVATYERPFWREAGFSGEAVSDTGPVRLCFDDCGADGHHPALVGFFLGETARAWTGRPPEERRRAALDSFARFFGPQALKPTAVADLDWIAEPWSKGCYVGLPRPGTLTAIGEALRAPFGRVHWAGTETALEGCGYIDGAVESGERAATELSARLAAPGDVGVRGRAV
- the dps gene encoding DNA starvation/stationary phase protection protein Dps — its product is MNFPSHVNLPADAREELIDSLNILLADSIDLHWQIKQAHWNIRGKHFYSRHELFDELAKHARKQADAFAERAGTLGGYAEGTIRLAAKNSELPEYDLQAVDGDAHLRALVDRFARYGASIRNGIHRSEELNDPVTVDLLTQSLGEVELDLWFLESHLHGDVRANARRGAGEEAGSRPPNA
- a CDS encoding SDR family oxidoreductase; the encoded protein is MDGKVCLITGASGGIGLEAAKALAGLGATVVLVGRDATRTEAAVSAVRAAAPGAKVEWLKADLASLQSVRELAATFKARYPRLDVLLNNAGLILDNREVTGDGLEGTMATNHFAPFLLTNLLLDVLKASAPARVVTVSSDAHRVGRMDLADLQSERDYASFRVYGTSKLANILFTRALAKRLKGTGVTANCLHPGVVRTGFGHNTKGFFRHIVKLGAPFMLSAEKGARTSIYLASSPEVESVSGEYFYKCRPKKASSAARDDALAERLWQVSEQLTGVKA
- a CDS encoding glutathione S-transferase family protein, which translates into the protein MIDLYTFATPNGRKVSIALEEMELPYNVKVVDITKGDQFKPEFLAINPNNKIPAIVDHAPVDHRPLTVFESGAILLYLAEKTGKLLPSHPRGKAEVTQWLMFQMGGIGPMLGQLGYFTRFSKAYVPHAIERYRNESRRILGVLDAQLGQGDYVAGKFSIADCAIYPWVAGAREYNPDLFQGLRNVPQYLHRVGSRPAVQRGMKVPELKK
- a CDS encoding inorganic diphosphatase; the encoded protein is MVTDLTRLPLRGQNGAFHVVVESPRGSTVKLKYEPTLRAFSISRPLTRGLRYPFDWGFIPSTKGPDGDPLDVMVYWDDTTWPGVVLPSRALGVLQVDQKKRGGKPGERERNDRILAVPVSSTRAEHLQTFQQLSKREREELEHFFLAAVHFEDKDARILGWEGPEGAERMLRQYALTEG
- a CDS encoding CHAD domain-containing protein, producing the protein MAHPTPIRGLGPDSQLGHAARRILAGRLADVRKPEAGLEDGVDDESVHDMRVATRRLRAALLVFRSLGGLKKLERDVKRLQDALGGVRDLHVQAAWLEGAAGKAEKEKRGTRAGVLALRDARMASLDEKERLLRAELKRWVKRTIPRLLEKVDALDDSAHRFGGRRVRKVLRARVRTVRKRMEAYADAPDAESAHALRKDLKKLRYELEIFQPAFRRTMDAMLEVLVPLQDGLGELHDADVRLELFERLAAEAAPTERKAARALLPQVQDERAVLAKELAREVQRWHSEEIPRRLRRMLA
- a CDS encoding TetR/AcrR family transcriptional regulator; this translates as MPKPAAPKRPQRTRPSPKPAKVVPPEKEPRGARRKRETRARLMDAALRLMSERGMEGVAINEITEAADVGFGSFYNHFESKEAIHGAVMDTVFEGFADALDRLTVDTTDPAEIIAVSIRHTLRRARREPIWGRFLMREGSSARVLSRGLGQRLLRDIQRGLEARRFKADDPLMTFVAVGGTVLGAISVELQFGVPGAPQAELLRGLGLDAEGVPERAATMVLRTLGLSAVEAAAVARRPLPEGAVTPEPVG
- a CDS encoding bifunctional 3-(3-hydroxy-phenyl)propionate/3-hydroxycinnamic acid hydroxylase codes for the protein MVSLPAKVEVLVVGFGPVGAAAASLLGGHGVRTLVVDRSRELLMHPRAIALDNEALRILQLCGLPEDAFPTLAIPYVRMHSPYCGEFARINTGGAINGHPKLVTFFQPELEQALRAKVASHPTVDTALGVELTELEERGGAVVATLKHADGSTAEVEAAYVVGADGAGSAVRRLIGLDFEGRTYAEDWLIVDARHVPRPIDHVEFLCHPRRPTPHMVAPGGRERWEFMLRPGESREEVTSDEGVLRLLSRWGRPEELHIERRAVYRFHARTADAFRRGRVFLAGDAAHVTPPFVGQGLVAGLRDAANLCWKLAWVLRYGAAPSILDSYDAERRPHARRMIALAQRMGRLVMPGNAAMAMLTHGLMRLLRLVPPVRTWLEELGVKPRQHFERGLFVRGRSRSRLRRGGMLPQGWLRGDDGSVRLSDDVLGPSLTLLGFGPDAGGQLDAAARAAFTAAGGRVVQLRHRGQRLHRAAHGDSWEDLHEALTPGAAPFGWAAIVRPDRTVLTDGPVSEVNRLVREALLLLGAPRAAGPSPHP
- a CDS encoding VOC family protein → MPPSPPTPLSRHPHPTVKARALAFLMFERPELDLTERFLTDFGLRVAARTDVALFLRGTAPAPFCYVALQGRRPRFAGLGLRVGSREDLEKLAMLPGASELEPSPWPGGGERVRLTDPSGFAVHAVHGAAEAEALPHRAPMPLNSVDAHPRINGTQRLPVAPPDVIRLGHVVLEVVDFQATAHWYLQHFGLLPSDVQVLPDGSPAVAFLRLDLGPHPADHHTVALAQGVMPTYSHSAYEVVDTDAVGMGHRVLRDRGWRHAWGVGRHILGSQIFDYWHDPYGDKHEHYTDGDLFTADVPAGVHPTSREAMAQWGKPMPRSFSRPPLTPRVLLRILRNLRRSPDLSLGKLRTLARLFG